In Anaerolineales bacterium, the sequence TGTCTTTGTCCAGCAGGCCCAGGTCGGCATTGACCTCAGCCGCGGCGCGCTTGATGGCGGCCATGGACCAAACGAAGGCCGGCCAGGGCTTGAGACCGGAGATGGGGAAATTGTCTACGGCGCGCTGGGTTTGCGCGGCGTAGAGCGCATTGGCGGGGACTTGGACCTCGCCGAGTGAGTCTTTTTCAATGCGGAAGTCTGTGCTCATGGGTTCCTTTTCCGAATGAGTTGGTTCTGCTCTCTATTTTAATGCATCTGCTGGCGGGCAACTACAGGCGCAGTTGCGACTGTGCCGGTCTAGGTGATTTGTTAAGGTGGGCAGGACAAAAGATATATTAATCGTGCGGGGGGCAAGGGGTTTAATCAAACTTTGGGTTGTGCACCCGGCAACCTGGCCCAAGACAAGCCGATTAAAGCATAGGCTTGGCGGCTGAGGTGAGTTTGGTGGAGCGTGTCAAGGAGGTGGGTTCGCCTCCTGGTAAGGGTCGTGCACTGGGATGGCTGCATAAAACCAGATTGCTTCGTCCGTCAGGCAGCGGCAGGTCTGCCGCTGCCTGTACTCCTCGCAATGACGGAGGGTATGGATCTGGGTCTTCAGGGGTGACACGGGCTGGATGGCTGGAGAGATTTGTTGTCAGGGGACAGCGGCAAGCCCCCTGCCTGTACTCCTCGCAATGACGGAGGGTATGGATCCGGGTCTTCAGGGGTGACACGGGCTGGATGGCTGGAGAGATTTTGTTGTCAGGGGACAGCGGCACCCCCCTGCCTGTACTCCTCGCAATGACGGAGGGCTATAAAAAAAGAGCCCGCCAAATGGCGGGCTCTTTGCTGTGCAACGTTTACTTGGCGTGCTGCTGCCAACCGTCCCAGTAACCCGGGCCGTTTTCGAAGTAGTCGTAGTTCGACTGAACATCATCACGCAGGTTGACGGTCTCGCCAGCTGCCAGGGTCTTGGTGCTCGCGATCTCCACCGCATGGCCGTGGTGATTGCTGCCAGAGAACACCTGGTCGAAGCCAGGGGTGCCAACCGGCTTGGCCTGGCTCTCGCCACCTTTGGCGGAGTAGGCATCAGGCACTTCATCCTCGGTGAAAATGGCCTCGTAAGGACATTCCGGGATGCAGGCGCCGCAGTCAATGCAGGTGGCCGGGTCGATGTAGTAGAGCGGATACTTGTCCTGAGGCATGCCGGGAACGATACATTCCACAGGGCACACTTCAACGCAACCGCCATCGCGTAGACACAAGCTTGTGATGATGTGAGTCATGGATTACTCCT encodes:
- a CDS encoding ferredoxin family protein; the encoded protein is MTHIITSLCLRDGGCVEVCPVECIVPGMPQDKYPLYYIDPATCIDCGACIPECPYEAIFTEDEVPDAYSAKGGESQAKPVGTPGFDQVFSGSNHHGHAVEIASTKTLAAGETVNLRDDVQSNYDYFENGPGYWDGWQQHAK